The nucleotide sequence GGCGGGTGGTCCGGGCAAGTTTGCCCTAAACCGATGGTGCCATGAACCAACGAAAAACGCGCCCCTTCCGCAGAAGGAGGCGCGTGTGAAGTTTGTTTGAATGAAGGGCGGCGAATTTAGCGACCGGCGTCGGGCGCGTGGAAACCATAATTTTCGCGGCTGCTTTCCTGCAAGGCGAAGGCCACAACCCAAGGACTCACGCCCGCTTCCATCGCTCCGGCACGCGAACCGATCATGATGCCGCGTTGGATGTTCAGCATGAGATCGTCGTGGTCGATTCCCGTCTGGTTGTGCACGACTGATTCGATACCTTCAACGATACCCTTGTTCGCGGCTCGGGCTGCGAGAATTGCGGCAGATTCGGAATCGTGGGCTCCGTCCACACCCGCCGTCACCAAGCCGCCCGATCCCGTCACGGCACCTTGCGCAATCGACGCCGAGAAGCGACGCACGATGCGCATCGTCTCGCGGTCGGAGAGGTCGCGACCGGCGACAAAAATTTCCATCGATTTGGAGGCCGAACCGCGAGCCGAGGCTTCGATAATTTCCAGCGAGTCGATCTCACTGACTTCGACGCCTTCGGTGGCTGCCACCTTGACTTCGGCGGGAGTCATGAGCGAGGAAACGGAAGCGGCCTGTTGACCAGCAAACAAGGTCGTCGCGGCAGTCGCGGCACCGATCAACAGGGCGGAGGAAGAGAACGTGGTCTTGGTTTTCATAAGTAGGAATGATTTGGCTGTTTGGGATTGGACTGCGGCGGGGGTGTGTAGCGCTGGGGCAGCCAGCGAATCCGACGACAGACGTATTTGATTGAGCTCCTCCCTTATTGCTTCCCCGATGCCAACCCTGCCAAATACCTATTTAAGATATTCATATTTAATTACTTATAAAATTTGTGAAAAAATGACATCTCCGAAAATTCGAGACATTTGCAGTGCGAACCACCGGCCGAAGATGCGTTCTGCACGGAAAGGGTGACAACGGTTCGAACGAACTTCACCGTGGTTCCGTGCGGCATAAATGACCGCACGTCCCCACGTGAATTCACGCTACGCTGGATCGCGTATTTCCGTCCGTCCTCAAACGCAAAATCCCTTCATCCTCATGATGCATCAGATCATGAAAAAACTACCCCTTCGTCTCGCCGCCACCATGGCGGCACTTGTATTCGCGGCGTTGGCTGGCGCCGCCGAAAGTGATCTTTCCAATCCCAACGTGATCGTCATCTACACCGACGATCTGGGCTACGGCGATGTCGGCTGTTTCGGGGCGACCGACATCCAGACGCCCCACATTGATCGCATGGCGCGCGAGGGTATTCGGTTCACCGATTTTTACTCCGCCTCGTCCGTGTGCACGCCGTCGCGCGCAGCGTTGCTGACGGGTCGCTTCGCGCAGCGCATGGGTATCGTCGGCGTGTTTTTTCCCGAGTCCTTCACCGGCATGCCCACGACCGAATACACCATGGCCGAAATGCTGCGCGACCAAGGCTACGCCACCGGCATCGTCGGCAAGTGGCACCTCGGCCACCACCATCAGTTCCTACCGCTTCAGCGTGGTTTCGACGAGTATTTCGGCATCCCCTACAGCAACGACATGGCGAGCGTCGTCTACCTCGCCGGCAACGAGGTCGCGGAGTTTCGCGTCGACCAAACCTACACCACCCGCACCTACACGGAGAAGGCGATCAGCTTCATCGAGCGACACGAGGACGGTCCGTTCTTCCTCTATCTCGCACACAACATGCCGCACGTGCCGATCTATGCGTCGCCGGAGTTTCAGGGTTCGTCCGACCGCGGACTCTACGGCGATGTGATTCAGGAAATCGATTGGAGCGTGGGCGAAATTCTGCACACGCTGGAACAACGCGGCTTGCTTGAAAATACGCTCGTCGTTTTCACCAGCGACAACGGTCCGTGGGAAGTCATGCGCGACCACGGCGGATCTCCCGGTAAATTGCGGGAAGGCAAGATGTATACCTTCGAGGGTGGCATGCGGGTGCCCACCGTGGCCATGTGGCCGGCCGGCATCAAAGACGACGGTCGGGTGGAGAAAAACCTCGCCGTCATGACCGACTGGATGGTGACGCTGGCCGAAATCACCGGCGCCACCCTGCCCGACGATCGTGACTACGACGGCGAGAGTCTGCTGCCGGTTTTCCAGGGCACCGGACCTCGCACCGGCCGGGACGAGTTCATCTACTATAATGCCGACGACATGGCGCTCCACGGTTATCGCCGGGGCGACTGGAAGATTAAACTGCCCTACGATGGCTTCAGTGGTGCCCGCTGGAAAAAAGGTGTGGCCGCTCACCCTTTGCTACTCATCAACCTGCGCGACGACCCCGGCGAAACCAACAACCTCGCAACGACTCACCCCGACAAAGCGCAGGCCATGCTCGCCGCCATGAATGCGCTCCACGCCAACAAGGGCCCCTTTCCGGAGCCTATTCCTATTCGGAGTCGGGCGGACAACTCTCACTTCGAACACCTGACCGAACAACACGGCGAAGCCTTCTGGGATTTTTGAAACCGGCCATTTCCATATTTCTCACCGTCATCAGCGTCGCAATCGCTCCGCTCAGCGCGACGTCGTGGTCGACCACCACTTGGCAGGGCGAAGCCGCCCACGTCGCCACTTCGGAGAGCGGCAAATGGAGTGCCATCGTTTCACTGGAGCGCGGGCGCCTCGTGCATTTCGGAGTATCAACCGAAGAGAAAGACAACTTGCTCTTCGCTCCGGCCACCCGCGACACCGCGCTCGGTTGGGGCGGCCATCGCTTGTGGCTCGGACCGCAAACCGAGTGGCCCACGTTTTGGCCTCCACCTGCCGCTTGGGAGCAATCAGCGGCGGCAGCAACCGTGTCCGATGACGGGACTACTTTGACGCTGCGTCCACCGCCCACCGGTCTCGGTTGGCCCGATCTCAACCGACAGTATCAATGGTTTGGTGACGAGCTCCACGCGACAGCCTCTGTCTCCGGCGAATCGGATCGAGCGGTGCAAATCGTCCACATCCTGCAACAGCCCCACGGCTTCCGCGTGACCTTCGTGCCCGCACCGACCGCCGATGCGCCTCACGGCTACGTGTTGCTTCCGTTTTACCTGCGACCGGAATTCGTGAAGACGTTTGATCGTCCCGAATTCGTCCTTCACGACGCCAACTTGGTGCGCGTGCTGCCGACCGAAACGACCGAAAAAATCGGCCTGCAATCCACGACACTCGAGGGCCACCTGAACGCGTTCACGCTTCGTCTTCGTCCCGGTCAAATGTCGGGCCAAATCGTCGGCGAGCCCGAACAGGGCTACAATACGCAGGTGTTTCTCGGGGGACACGAACCGTTCATCGAGTTGGAGCAACTCACCCCTCGGCTGGCCGCCGGGGCCGACAATCGTGCGTTCACCGTCATCATCAGCGGGCGCCAACGGCTCAAACGCTGATCGACCCTTGCGACCCCGGTGGGCGCGTGGCAGGGTGGCACCGTGTCGACCTTCAGCCCATTCTCGTTTCCGGAACGCCTCGCATGAACCGCGCGTATTGGGAGAACCTGGCACACAACTACGAGGAACAGATTTTCAGTGTGCTTAAACGGGATGAGCACGGCCTGATCGCCACCGTGATCGAGCGCCACCGCAGCCCCGACCGCACCGCCGCCGACCTCGGGTGTGGTCCCGGCCAAATCACCGGTCTGCTGGCCGAAAGCTTCGGGCATGTGCACGCGTGTGACATCTCCAGCGCCCTGCTCGATCAAGCGCGCGCCACCTGCGCCGACCACGACAACATCAGCTACCATCGCCTCGATCTCACGACCGAGACCACCTCACCGATTCCGCCCGTTGATTTCGTGTTGTGCGTCAATGTGATCCTCGCGGCGGATCTCGAAACGCGGGAGCAACTGTGGACGCACATCACCAGCCTGGTCGCCCCGGGCGGCACCCTGCTCCTCGTGTTGCCCTCGCACGAATCGGCCCTCTACACCAACTTCCGCCGACTCGACTGGCATGTGCGGTCCGGCCTCGGCGCCGACGAAGCCATCCGCCACAGCTTTGCTCGCGAAGGCAACGTGCCCCAACTCGAGCACGGCGTGCGCGGCATCGAAGGGGTGAAAACCAAACACTACCTGCGCGAAGAAATCATCGTCCAACTCCAGGACCGCAGCCTCATCGTCGACCAAGTCGAGAAACTCACCTACGATTGGTCCATCGAATTCGCCGAGCCGCCGGATTGGCTGGGCTCGCCCCACCCCTGGAACTGGCTGGTCGTGGCCCAGCGGCCCGTGTAGGGCCGGAGCTGATACTTAATTCAACGCGGCGTCGCGCCAGTATTTGGTGCCCTGCAAGGTCGCTTGGAGCGCGAGCCCGTTCTTGGTGAACTGGTAGACTTCAACCCCTTCGGCAATGTTGCCCGCAAAGGCGGCCTGCCCTCCCTTGGTGTCGGATTTCGCGGCCGCGTCCGCCTGGGCGGAGAAGTCCCACCCGGTTTCGACGAAGGCGTTCAGCTTGGCCTGGTCGTAAAAAACAAACACCCCGCGAAAGTCTTTCACGCCCAATCCGAGACCCAGACCGGCGGAGCCCATTTTCATGAATGTCTCGTGTCCGCGCTGGTCGACCACCATGCCATGGCCGCCGGCAAAGGAGGCGAAAATGACATTGATGCCGACGTTGGAAAACACGGCGTAACCCGCCGCTTTTTTGATGCGCGCCTGGGCCTCGGGTTTGGTCTCGTAAAGCTCGGCCAGGACATCATCGCGCATGTCGCGGACTTTGTCTCGCTGCTCCTCAATGGAAGGTTTGGCCCAGAGTGAAGTCGCCGCCACCACCAGACCCAGTCCGAACGTGAGCCCATGCCGAAATGAGGAAAATTGCATGGCTCCACTCAACGCCCGCACCGCCCGCTGCACAAATCAGTTCAGCGTAAAAGCGGTGTTTAAGTGCGAGCCTGCGCTGTCGCGCGTTTACGCACAATCTCGCCCTCGCATGCCGCAGACCCCCGGCCCAGTTCGCGACACACCTGCGGACGCCGCTCATAAATCTCACAGACGAACCGGGCAGGAAAACCCGCCTCAATGCGCAACGCGGCACAATGACCATCGTGCATACGCATGAAGGCCCGGTGGTTGGAAAAAACCGCCCAACGATCGGGCGACGCCCCCAGCCGTGACCAATCCGCCCCCGTCACCCGCACATAGTCGCTCGCCGTCGAAAAACAACACGCCCCACAGCTCAAACAAGCAGGCAACGGCAGCGCATCGTCGGGATTCACCTCTCCAGCCTAAACCGGCGCCACCGTCCATTACCACTCAATCGTTTGTCACCCATTAGGTGACAAACGGTCGCGACCAAGGACCGACGCCGATCTTGCGATCACGGTGCGGTGTCGGTGTCGGTGTCGGTGTCGGTGTCGGGCGAGCGACGGGCGGCCCCGTCAAACCAACCAGAATTCGGGAGACACTATTGTGTTCCGCCCGGCTTGGCCTGGATTCGTCCCGGCTGTTCTCGATCCGAAAGCCAGAACAGCACCTGCAAGGTTTTCTCCGTGTCGGGCATACGCGTGCCGGACACGAAATAGTCGTGCACCCGTTGGCGCGGGACGCCTAAAACCCGGGCTAAATTTGCCTGGGTGCCACGTTTGCGCAGATGGGGTCGCACCCGTTCAACCAACACATTCCACATCGGGGTGTCGGGACCCGGCCGCAACGTGAGGAAAACTCCGCGACGGCGGGATCGGGTTCGAGCGCGAGCCGCTTGAGCTGCCGTATCAATCGACGCGAGCGCGATTTCGGCCAGCATGTCCCACAGCTCCATGGAGTAGTGCGAAGATCGATGATTCATTGAACACCACGCTTATACCGGCATGCGCCGTTTGTCACCTAATAGGTGACAAACGGGGCTGAGTGCGACGCGGGGCGGCGCGGGGATACCGGGAGTGGGCGCCGACGAGGCGCCGGTGACTGGTTCCGATCAGCGGGGCTGGGTTTCGAGACGCAGTGCCGCGAGCGACAGATTGATGTCGCGGATGAACATGATCACCGAGCCGATGAGCGCGAGCTGCCCCACCGCGAAAACCAGGACAATCGCGATGCCTTGTTCAAAGCCCGCCAGAGAAGCCACGAACAGCATCAGGATCAGCAACGCCGCCGATAGAATGGTGACCGCCAACAGCATGCACGACGCGCGTAAAAACGCGGCCCGCCGATCGAACACCTGCAGTTGCGCCCGGATCCGATCGGCTTCCGGCGGCGGCGGGTTTCCGGCGAGCTCCCGGGCCAATACCCGCGACCGATCCACCACCCGACCGAAACGGTTGGTGACGGTCAGCATCAACAGTCCCACGCCGGAAATCAGGATGACCGGGCCGATGGCCAGCTGGAGCACCGGCAGGAGTTCGTGCAACGTGAGCGGATTCACGAGGATGGCAGTGAGATCGGTGACTAACGCACGCGCATCAGCAGCAACGTGCGATCGTCGTGATTGGGCGCGAGCACGCAGAAGTTGCGCACGTAGCGATCGACGGTTTTGACCACCTCCGCCAGCGGTCGCTCGGAGTGACGTTGCAAACTCGTCGCGAGGCGATCGCGGCCGAACTCCTCGCCGCGCGGATTGGCCGCCTCGGTGATGCCGTCGGTGTAAAGCGCGAGCAGGTCACCCGATACCATCGTGGTTTCACATTCCTCGAGCATGTCGTCGAAGAGCGGACCCTCGTCGAGTCCGATGGCCAGACCTCCGCCGGGCAATTGGTCCACCTCGCCGGTGGGATGCAGCAACAACGGCGGCTCATGGCCGGCGCGGCAGAAGCGCAGCACCCGCGTATCCATGTCAAAGATACCGTAAAACAGGCCCACGAACATGCCGGGGCGCATGTCGGGTTGCACCAGCCGGTTGACGCGGCGCAACACCGCCGCCGGGCTCGCTTCACCTTCGGCGCAAATTCGCATGGTGGCACGCAGTTCCGTCATCACCAGGGCAGCACCGGCGCCTTTGCCCGACACGTCGGCCACGACGAAACCCCAGCGGCGATCGTCGACCTTGAGCACGTCGTAATAATCACCGCCGATGAGCATGGACGGGTCGGACAGCGCTTCGATTTCAACCTCGGAAATATCGGGAAAGTCGTGCGGCAGCAGGTGGGACTGAATCTCCGCGGCGGTGCGCAGATCGCGCTCGCGAATCTCACGTTCACGCTCCTCCGCCGCACGGCGCTCGGACACATCGGTGATGAGACCCTCGTGGTGGGTCACGACGCCGTTGGCATCACGTCGCACCACGGTGTGGTCGGACACCCATCGGGTGGATCCGTCGGCACACACGATGCGATATTCCTGATTATACTCGTCGTGGCCGGCGTCGGCGTGGGCTTCGAGTTCGGCTTTTACCCGAGGCGTGTCGTCCGGGTGGGTGATGGCGATGAAGCCCCGGTTCGACTGGATAAAAAAGTCCGGATCGTAGCCGTATTGATCGACACTCTCGGAGACGAACTCGACCGGCCAGTTCTCGGCCGCTCGCCACAGCACCACCACCGAGGGGGAACGATTCACAATGCGCTCCATCTCCTCGCGCCGGGCGAGGGCGGCTTTCAATTGTTCCTGGGCCTCGAGTCGACGCGTGATGTCGCGTCCCACCCCGAGAAAGGCCGTGTTGCCATCGCGGTCCGTATAGTAGGACGCGCTCATGGCGTGCCAGATCCAGTCACCATTGGCATGGCGGATCCGATACTCGATGCCGGCGGCACTCGGGCCGTGGTCGATCGTATTGCGGAAAAACTGTTGCCAGTCCGAGACGTGATCGGGGTGCAGAAAGTCCACGAATCGCTCGCCCAACACATCGGTGGTGGAGTGGCCGAGCTTGGTCGTCCAAGCCGACGAGAGAAACTTGAGCCGGCCTTCGGGCGTGATGGCGAAAAGGATCTCGCTCGCCGTGTCGAGATAGGTGCGCCAGCGCGACTCTTTGCTCTCGAGATCGAGGATCGCTTTTTTGCGATCGGTGATGTCCTCCAACATCCCGAAGTGGTGCGTGACGTCGCCTTCGGCGTTGCGCAGCACGACCAGCGTCAGGTTTCCCCACACCGTTTTGGTGGGAGAAATCTGGTAGCGCTTCTCCATCGAGAATTGGTCCCGCTTGCCTTCATAGAGCTCCTGGGTGAGCTGGGCCTGACGGGCCAGATCGTCCGGATGGGTGATGCGAAAAACGTTTTTGACGTCGGCGGCCTCTTCGAGCGTGAGACCGATGATCTCACAGAACCGGGCGTTCACATGGTTGAGCCCGGGTTTTCCGTCGGACCCGAACTCGCGCCAACTGATGCCGATGGGCGCGTGATCATAAAACGCCGCGAGTTGCTCCTGCGTGGTGCGCAACAGCTCCACTTGCTGGCGCAGTTCCTCCTCGGTGGACTTGAGGCGGGTGACATCGGTGCGGAATGCGAGGTAGAAGCGCGGTTTGCCGTCGTCTCCCAGCAAGGGAACAATGGTGCTCGAAACCCAGTAATTACTCCCGTCCTTGGCGCGGTTGCAGAACGTGCCCCGCCACGTGTTTCCCGCCGAGATCGTTTGCCAAAAACTGGTGAAGAACTCGGGCGGGTGCTTGTCCGACTTGATGATACGGTGGGTCTGCCCGACCAACTCGGCCCGATCATAGCCCGAGATGCGGCAAAACTGATCGTTCACGTGGATGATCGTGCCGGTGGCATCGGTCACCGCCATGATGGCGTGCTGGTCGGCCGCGGCACGCAGCCACGCGAACAACTCGTGGTCATCCAAGGGGAGATTTCC is from Synoicihabitans lomoniglobus and encodes:
- a CDS encoding helix-turn-helix domain-containing protein, with product MNHRSSHYSMELWDMLAEIALASIDTAAQAARARTRSRRRGVFLTLRPGPDTPMWNVLVERVRPHLRKRGTQANLARVLGVPRQRVHDYFVSGTRMPDTEKTLQVLFWLSDREQPGRIQAKPGGTQ
- a CDS encoding class I SAM-dependent methyltransferase, whose translation is MNRAYWENLAHNYEEQIFSVLKRDEHGLIATVIERHRSPDRTAADLGCGPGQITGLLAESFGHVHACDISSALLDQARATCADHDNISYHRLDLTTETTSPIPPVDFVLCVNVILAADLETREQLWTHITSLVAPGGTLLLVLPSHESALYTNFRRLDWHVRSGLGADEAIRHSFAREGNVPQLEHGVRGIEGVKTKHYLREEIIVQLQDRSLIVDQVEKLTYDWSIEFAEPPDWLGSPHPWNWLVVAQRPV
- a CDS encoding sulfatase family protein, coding for MKKLPLRLAATMAALVFAALAGAAESDLSNPNVIVIYTDDLGYGDVGCFGATDIQTPHIDRMAREGIRFTDFYSASSVCTPSRAALLTGRFAQRMGIVGVFFPESFTGMPTTEYTMAEMLRDQGYATGIVGKWHLGHHHQFLPLQRGFDEYFGIPYSNDMASVVYLAGNEVAEFRVDQTYTTRTYTEKAISFIERHEDGPFFLYLAHNMPHVPIYASPEFQGSSDRGLYGDVIQEIDWSVGEILHTLEQRGLLENTLVVFTSDNGPWEVMRDHGGSPGKLREGKMYTFEGGMRVPTVAMWPAGIKDDGRVEKNLAVMTDWMVTLAEITGATLPDDRDYDGESLLPVFQGTGPRTGRDEFIYYNADDMALHGYRRGDWKIKLPYDGFSGARWKKGVAAHPLLLINLRDDPGETNNLATTHPDKAQAMLAAMNALHANKGPFPEPIPIRSRADNSHFEHLTEQHGEAFWDF
- a CDS encoding PAS domain S-box protein, giving the protein MTPLADTFGNLPLDDHELFAWLRAAADQHAIMAVTDATGTIIHVNDQFCRISGYDRAELVGQTHRIIKSDKHPPEFFTSFWQTISAGNTWRGTFCNRAKDGSNYWVSSTIVPLLGDDGKPRFYLAFRTDVTRLKSTEEELRQQVELLRTTQEQLAAFYDHAPIGISWREFGSDGKPGLNHVNARFCEIIGLTLEEAADVKNVFRITHPDDLARQAQLTQELYEGKRDQFSMEKRYQISPTKTVWGNLTLVVLRNAEGDVTHHFGMLEDITDRKKAILDLESKESRWRTYLDTASEILFAITPEGRLKFLSSAWTTKLGHSTTDVLGERFVDFLHPDHVSDWQQFFRNTIDHGPSAAGIEYRIRHANGDWIWHAMSASYYTDRDGNTAFLGVGRDITRRLEAQEQLKAALARREEMERIVNRSPSVVVLWRAAENWPVEFVSESVDQYGYDPDFFIQSNRGFIAITHPDDTPRVKAELEAHADAGHDEYNQEYRIVCADGSTRWVSDHTVVRRDANGVVTHHEGLITDVSERRAAEEREREIRERDLRTAAEIQSHLLPHDFPDISEVEIEALSDPSMLIGGDYYDVLKVDDRRWGFVVADVSGKGAGAALVMTELRATMRICAEGEASPAAVLRRVNRLVQPDMRPGMFVGLFYGIFDMDTRVLRFCRAGHEPPLLLHPTGEVDQLPGGGLAIGLDEGPLFDDMLEECETTMVSGDLLALYTDGITEAANPRGEEFGRDRLATSLQRHSERPLAEVVKTVDRYVRNFCVLAPNHDDRTLLLMRVR
- a CDS encoding YkgJ family cysteine cluster protein translates to MNPDDALPLPACLSCGACCFSTASDYVRVTGADWSRLGASPDRWAVFSNHRAFMRMHDGHCAALRIEAGFPARFVCEIYERRPQVCRELGRGSAACEGEIVRKRATAQART
- a CDS encoding DUF2721 domain-containing protein; protein product: MNPLTLHELLPVLQLAIGPVILISGVGLLMLTVTNRFGRVVDRSRVLARELAGNPPPPEADRIRAQLQVFDRRAAFLRASCMLLAVTILSAALLILMLFVASLAGFEQGIAIVLVFAVGQLALIGSVIMFIRDINLSLAALRLETQPR